In Syntrophales bacterium, the DNA window CATCAACGAGATCCGTAGCGCCGATGGAGAGAACAGCGTCCACCACATCGTAGGGGCGTCCCTGGGAAATAAGCTGATTTTGAAACCGGGCCATGAAGAATTCCAGAATCTGTGACACCGTTTCCTCGGCGGGACGTTTCAGAATATGTGCCATCGTCGCCAGGCTTCGTTGCACCAGGTCATCCAGGGCCACGCGCCAGGATCTGTCCAGAATGATGTTGATAACGCCCAGGGACTGCCGCCGCAAGGCATAGGGATCGGCTGTTCCCGTGGGAACGAGGTTGACGCCGAAACATGCCGTAATGGTATCCACCTTGTCGGCGATGCTGATTATGGCACCCGCGTCGCTTTCCGGAAGCGCGCCGCCTGCCTGAATCGGCAGGTAGTGTTCATAGATGGCGTCGGCCACGGCGGCATCTTCACCCTGTATTCGGGCGTATTCACGACCCATTATTCCCTGCAGTTCGGGAAATTCGTAGACCATCTGTGTCTCGAGGTCTCCCTTGCAGAGAAGAGCGGCTCTGTCCACGATATCCGTTACGGCTGGATTGACCATACCGGCAATGTGGCGGGCGAGTTCGCGAAACCGCATGACCTTGTCGTAGGAAGTCCCGATGAGGCTGTGGAAAATGACATTTTTAAGTTCCTCCAGTCCCTGTTCGAGAGGCTTCTTCCGGTCTTCCTCAAAGAAAAAGCGAGCGTCCGCGAGACGGGCCCGCAACACTTTCTCGTTACCGGCGGCCACTACGGCAGGGTTCCGGGCCACCGTGTTATTTACCGCGATAAAATGGTTGAGAAGGTTTCCCGTCTCATCGGTAACGGCAAAGTACTTCTGGTGTTTCATCATGGATGTGACGAGGACCTCCCGGGGCAGATCGAGGTATCCCCGGTCAAAGGTTCCGGTCACGACAGACGGGTATTCAATGAGATAGGCTATCTCCTCAAGGAGGGCCTCGTTTTCAAGTACCCTGCCTGAAAGATCCGATGCTGCCGTGTGCGCCTGTTCCCGGATGATTTCTTTGCGCTCTTCCGCATCGACGATAACACAATGCTCCCGTGTTTTGCGCATATACTCGTCGAGAGACGCCACGGTGAAGGAGCCGGGATTCATGAACCGGTGTCCCCGGCTTTTCCTTCCGCTTGTGATGCCGCCGATTTCGAAGGGAAGCACCCTTCCGCCGAAGAGTGCCAGGATCCAGTGAATCGGACGAACGAATCGAAGTTCGAGATCCCTCCATCGCATGGACTTCTGAAACGGTATGGCCCTGATAAAATCCGGCAGTAAAGAAGCCAGTATGGTCGCCGTATCCTCGCCGGCGATATGCTTCCGTGCCGCCAGGTATTCGCCCTTTCCGGTACATACACGTTTCAGGTCGGAGACATCGAGTCCCTGCCCACGGGCAAAACCCAGAGCGGCCTTCGTGGGATTGCCCGCCTCGTCGAAAGCGGCGCCAACGGCAGGACCCACCTTTTCAACCACCTGGTCCTCCTGCCGTTCCGCCACATCACTGACGGCGAGGAACATACGTCGAGGCGTCGCCATGGTTTTCACGGCACCGTGGGTGATACGCAACCGGGACAACTCGCGCGGCATTGTCGA includes these proteins:
- the glyS gene encoding glycine--tRNA ligase subunit beta yields the protein MGMELLLEIGTEEIPAAFLPRALDHMTSTMPRELSRLRITHGAVKTMATPRRMFLAVSDVAERQEDQVVEKVGPAVGAAFDEAGNPTKAALGFARGQGLDVSDLKRVCTGKGEYLAARKHIAGEDTATILASLLPDFIRAIPFQKSMRWRDLELRFVRPIHWILALFGGRVLPFEIGGITSGRKSRGHRFMNPGSFTVASLDEYMRKTREHCVIVDAEERKEIIREQAHTAASDLSGRVLENEALLEEIAYLIEYPSVVTGTFDRGYLDLPREVLVTSMMKHQKYFAVTDETGNLLNHFIAVNNTVARNPAVVAAGNEKVLRARLADARFFFEEDRKKPLEQGLEELKNVIFHSLIGTSYDKVMRFRELARHIAGMVNPAVTDIVDRAALLCKGDLETQMVYEFPELQGIMGREYARIQGEDAAVADAIYEHYLPIQAGGALPESDAGAIISIADKVDTITACFGVNLVPTGTADPYALRRQSLGVINIILDRSWRVALDDLVQRSLATMAHILKRPAEETVSQILEFFMARFQNQLISQGRPYDVVDAVLSIGATDLVDAAARIDAVEAFKSHPDFEPLVIAFKRVVNILKGFEGGILKEEYFKTNAERDLHRSFLDISEEAGGALGTRNYPKALAAMARLRKPVDTFFETVLVMADDETVRTNRLSLLAGIAELFFRVADFSKIVTERQTSV